The proteins below come from a single Aegilops tauschii subsp. strangulata cultivar AL8/78 chromosome 6, Aet v6.0, whole genome shotgun sequence genomic window:
- the LOC109752396 gene encoding indole-2-monooxygenase-like → MAQVLHSPHEHASPQVLVFIVCPLVLLLIVRFATSTTTTRRADKLLDRLPSPPNKLPLIGHLHLVGSLPHISLRNLAEKHGPDVMLLRLGAIPSLVVSSARAAMAVLRTHDHVFASRVQSAMTDILYYGPTDMGFSPYGDYWRQIRKITATHLLSSKKVGSYRLARENEVQDAMARIRAAAARSTAVDLSKLLSSFTTDIVCHAVSGKSFRGGGRNELFRELVETSSKLIGGFNLEDYFPKLARLDVVRRMVCARAERIKKKWDDLLDEIINDHAKNTMLDHEINQDRETDFIDVLLSIQQEYNLTRENVKAVLVDMFIGGTDTSFIVLDCAMAELIQNPEVMTKLQAEVRSVAEGKEMVTEEDLNGMIYLKGVIKETLRLHSPVPLFLPHLSMADCDIEGYTIPSGTRVIINGWALARDPAYWESAEEFMPERFMENVGSTMIHDFKGSNFHYLPFGTGRRVCPGMNFGMATVEIMLANLMYHFNWDLPAATVKINMTESFGVTMGRKENLILVPALAQKQV, encoded by the exons ATGGCTCAAGTTCTTCACAGCCCCCATGAGCATGCGTCTCCCCAAGTCCTTGTGTTCATCGTATGCCCTCTTGTCCTCCTCCTCATCGTTCGGTTTGCCACATCCACAACAACCACAAGGAGAGCAGACAAGCTGCTCGACCGACTCCCATCGCCTCCCAACAAGCTCCCTCTCATCGGCCACCTCCACCTCGTCGGCTCACTGCCCCACATTTCCCTCCGCAATCTCGCCGAGAAGCATGGCCCCGATGTCATGCTTCTACGCCTTGGCGCCATCCCCAGCCTCGTTGTGTCATCCGCTCGTGCAGCCATGGCAGTTCTTCGCACGCACGACCATGTGTTTGCGTCCCGGGTGCAGTCCGCCATGACTGACATCCTCTACTATG GGCCAACTGATATGGGCTTCTCCCCATATGGGGATTACTGGCGCCAGATTAGAAAGATCACAGCAACACATCTTCTCAGTTCCAAGAAAGTTGGTTCCTACCGTCTCGCCCGTGAAAACGAG GTACAAGACGCTATGGCGAGGATCCGCGCGGCAGCCGCCAGGAGCACTGCAGTGGACCTTAGTAAGCTGCTTAGCTCCTTCACCACTGATATTGTTTGCCATGCTGTGTCGGGCAAGTCCTTCAGAGGCGGCGGTCGAAACGAGTTGTTCCGCGAGCTGGTAGAGACTAGCTCGAAGCTCATAGGTGGGTTCAACCTGGAGGACTACTTCCCCAAGTTGGCAAGGCTGGACGTGGTAAGGAGGATGGTGTGTGCTAGGGCGGAGAGAATAAAGAAGAAATGGGATGACTTGCTTGATGAGATCATCAACGACCACGCCAAGAACACGATGTTGGACCATGAAATCAACCAAGACAGAGAGACAGATTTCATCGATGTGTTGCTATCCATTCAACAAGAGTACAACCTCACGAGAGAAAACGTCAAGGCCGTGTTGGTG GACATGTTCATAGGTGGGACAGACACATCATTCATAGTGTTGGATTGTGCAATGGCTGAGCTAATCCAAAATCCAGAGGTGATGACCAAGCTCCAAGCTGAGGTGAGGAGCGTAGCAGAGGGGAAGGAAATGGTTACAGAAGAGGATCTGAATGGCATGATCTACCTGAAGGGTGTTATCAAAGAGACTCTCCGGCTACACAGTCCTGTGCCGCTATTCCTGCCCCACCTCTCCATGGCCGACTGCGACATAGAGGGATACACCATACCATctggtacccgtgtgatcatcaaTGGATGGGCTCTAGCAAGGGACCCTGCCTACTGGGAGAGCGCAGAGGAGTTCATGCCCGAGCGCTTCATGGAAAATGTTGGAAGCACCATGATTCATGACTTCAAGGGAAGCAATTTTCATTATTTGCCTTTTGGCACTGGGCGAAGGGTGTGCCCAGGTATGAACTTTGGAATGGCCACTGTTGAGATAATGTTGGCAAACCTCATGTACCACTTCAACTGGGATCTACCTGCAGCAACAGTAAAAATCAATATGACAGAGTCCTTCGGCGTCACAATGGGTCGCAAGGAAAATCTCATTCTTGTCCCTGCACTTGCGCAAAAACAAGTTTAA